One genomic region from Bacillus sp. SLBN-46 encodes:
- a CDS encoding DUF3899 domain-containing protein, protein MNPRFKKKIVVLGLTQLLIVIISFISNKDFSLLSYINISFYISSLLLLTSLLLYTIHSGFYDVIGKSFNLAFSRGDNKRKLEEIPALSELITIDQKPLLFYGLVNGLFMLGALCLYYYLQT, encoded by the coding sequence GTGAATCCTAGATTTAAGAAGAAAATTGTTGTTCTTGGACTAACCCAATTGTTAATAGTAATAATTTCCTTCATTTCCAATAAGGATTTTTCCTTACTTAGCTATATCAATATATCTTTTTACATTTCTTCTCTACTTCTGTTAACATCGTTGCTTCTCTACACGATTCATTCCGGCTTTTACGATGTCATAGGTAAATCCTTTAATCTTGCCTTTTCAAGAGGCGATAACAAGAGAAAGTTGGAGGAAATTCCAGCACTATCTGAGTTAATCACTATCGATCAGAAGCCCCTCCTTTTCTACGGATTAGTCAATGGATTATTCATGTTAGGAGCTCTTTGCCTCTATTATTATTTGCAGACTTGA
- a CDS encoding YjbA family protein — protein MLYLHDVWVNWFEGEENGYNVCHFHEWRKDDGVELLDQVPLLKIEPILFNYIENDLSELPQQLLDDIYQKAYLRKNHERVQLDYCFVVTDGTGILAVDTIGYSIPIRKSRLIPRQEQLVYEMISQHEAKKYHFYGQPKTKDFHILSPEPELMRGLTRKERQLKQLLFMALDQLLSSNNEAEVRYWFTEWCPEKYSTIQELNFEEAWEQLFEEAKYGWSKRHETFCENLIKGQPFFEKLWEMEHGPKVN, from the coding sequence ATGTTGTATCTTCATGATGTTTGGGTAAATTGGTTTGAAGGGGAAGAAAACGGTTATAATGTATGCCACTTTCATGAATGGCGTAAGGATGATGGAGTGGAATTGTTGGACCAAGTGCCACTCTTAAAAATCGAGCCGATTCTATTTAACTACATCGAGAATGATTTATCAGAATTACCTCAACAGCTCCTAGATGATATTTATCAGAAAGCATATTTAAGAAAAAACCATGAAAGAGTTCAGCTTGATTATTGTTTCGTTGTAACAGACGGGACAGGGATTTTAGCCGTTGATACAATTGGCTATTCAATACCCATTCGAAAAAGCAGACTAATACCAAGACAGGAACAGCTTGTTTACGAGATGATTAGTCAGCATGAAGCTAAAAAATATCATTTTTATGGACAACCGAAAACAAAGGATTTTCATATTCTTTCACCTGAACCAGAACTGATGAGAGGATTGACGAGAAAAGAACGACAGTTAAAGCAATTATTGTTCATGGCACTTGATCAATTGCTTTCTTCAAATAATGAAGCAGAGGTAAGGTATTGGTTTACAGAATGGTGTCCTGAGAAATATTCGACTATTCAAGAATTGAATTTTGAGGAAGCATGGGAACAGCTATTTGAGGAAGCAAAGTACGGCTGGTCTAAACGGCATGAAACCTTTTGTGAAAATTTAATTAAGGGACAGCCCTTTTTTGAGAAGCTTTGGGAAATGGAACATGGTCCTAAAGTAAACTAA
- the opp4C gene encoding oligopeptide ABC transporter permease: MEIVTQKNPNISTAPPKKSLSPWAIARKKFLKNKLAMISFVFLVIVAIVSFLAPYITTADVTRINIGQMSLEPSSKHWLGTDKAGRDVFTRLLYGGRISLLVGLSCTLFVIFIGTIIGSISGYFGGAVDSILMRFTDFILNFPFLVFVIVLNAILFGKVNGLWVLIGTISILSWGGIARIVRSKILAEKENEYIVAAISIGCSPAKIIVKHLLPNILSTIIVQATITFATMIVAETGLSFLGFGVPQEIPSWGNMLNSANEPDVLQFKLWIWVPPALTITATILSINFIGEGLKDAFNPKSRR, translated from the coding sequence ATGGAAATTGTAACTCAGAAAAATCCTAATATTAGTACAGCACCCCCGAAAAAAAGTTTATCACCGTGGGCTATCGCTAGAAAAAAGTTTTTAAAAAACAAATTGGCTATGATTAGCTTTGTATTCTTAGTCATTGTGGCAATAGTTTCTTTTCTTGCACCGTATATTACAACGGCAGACGTTACCAGGATTAATATTGGTCAGATGTCTTTAGAGCCATCGAGTAAACATTGGCTTGGCACAGACAAGGCAGGTAGGGATGTATTCACCAGGTTATTATATGGCGGACGAATTTCATTATTAGTAGGACTTAGCTGTACACTTTTTGTCATATTCATTGGGACAATTATTGGCTCGATTTCAGGCTATTTTGGTGGTGCAGTAGATAGTATACTAATGAGATTTACAGATTTTATCTTAAACTTTCCTTTTCTTGTATTTGTTATTGTGCTAAATGCCATTCTTTTTGGGAAAGTAAATGGGTTATGGGTTTTAATTGGGACCATAAGCATTTTAAGCTGGGGTGGTATTGCGAGGATTGTTCGAAGTAAGATTCTTGCTGAAAAAGAAAATGAATACATTGTAGCTGCCATTTCAATTGGCTGTTCTCCTGCTAAAATAATTGTTAAACATTTATTACCCAATATCTTATCAACCATTATTGTTCAAGCGACCATTACATTTGCTACAATGATAGTTGCAGAGACAGGTTTAAGCTTTCTAGGCTTTGGTGTTCCTCAAGAAATTCCAAGCTGGGGGAATATGTTGAATTCAGCAAATGAACCTGATGTACTCCAATTTAAACTATGGATTTGGGTGCCTCCTGCCTTAACGATTACCGCAACTATTTTATCGATAAACTTTATCGGTGAAGGCTTAAAAGACGCCTTTAATCCAAAATCAAGAAGATAA
- the opp4B gene encoding oligopeptide ABC transporter permease, whose protein sequence is MLKYAFRRILGMIPMLFLISIVVFSLAKLMPGDSLSGEIDPRNTNPKYIAEMREKLGYNDPLPQQYARWIGNFVQGDFGKSTRFKIEAADVIGERIPNTLLLGFTSILITYILAFFMGSYAGRKPYTLGDNLIGGLNYLGLSIPSFIAGVFAIFLFSFTLDWFPSNGSVDIGVTDGTLEYWLSRLHHVFLPAIVLGLLSTASYTQFLRNDIIDNSRKDFVRTARAKGTPERKIYNVHILRNSIIPLITFLGFDLVAIISGAIITETIFTYPGLGQLFLQSVGTRDYPVLMTLTMLFSFLTLVGNLVADILYGVVDPRIRLD, encoded by the coding sequence ATGCTGAAGTATGCATTTCGTAGAATTCTGGGCATGATTCCGATGTTATTCCTCATTTCGATCGTTGTTTTTTCCTTGGCAAAATTGATGCCAGGAGATTCCCTAAGCGGGGAAATCGACCCAAGGAATACAAACCCAAAATATATTGCTGAAATGCGGGAAAAATTGGGCTATAATGACCCTTTACCACAGCAGTATGCCCGTTGGATTGGAAACTTTGTTCAAGGGGATTTTGGTAAGTCTACTCGTTTTAAAATAGAAGCAGCAGATGTAATTGGAGAGCGCATTCCCAATACATTACTACTAGGTTTTACTTCTATATTAATCACATACATTCTTGCCTTTTTTATGGGTTCATATGCTGGAAGAAAGCCATATACTTTAGGGGATAATTTAATTGGAGGTCTTAATTATTTAGGTCTATCCATACCGTCATTTATTGCTGGGGTATTTGCCATTTTCCTTTTTTCTTTTACGTTAGATTGGTTTCCATCTAATGGTTCAGTTGACATCGGTGTTACCGATGGCACACTAGAATATTGGTTAAGTCGTCTGCACCATGTATTTCTTCCTGCAATAGTCCTAGGACTATTAAGTACGGCAAGCTATACACAATTTTTACGTAACGATATAATCGATAACAGTCGAAAAGATTTTGTTCGGACTGCACGAGCAAAGGGAACACCTGAGAGAAAAATTTATAATGTTCATATCTTAAGAAACTCAATTATTCCGCTTATTACTTTTTTAGGTTTTGATTTAGTTGCAATTATCAGTGGTGCGATTATCACTGAAACGATTTTTACTTATCCGGGTCTTGGACAACTATTCTTACAATCTGTTGGTACCAGGGATTATCCAGTTTTAATGACGTTGACAATGTTATTCTCATTCTTAACACTAGTTGGCAACCTTGTAGCTGACATATTATACGGTGTTGTGGATCCGAGAATTAGGCTAGATTAG
- the opp4A gene encoding oligopeptide ABC transporter substrate-binding protein: MKKKSMLMLAALMLVLSAFLAACSSDKAGTKKNENEGKSGETAEKPQDGGTLVYALDSAPEGKFNYSFYGTQTDAYVIDFFDENLIDYDAQLKAQPHIASWKTEDNKVFDFEIKKGVKWHNGDELSVKDWEFSLYTVADKDYEGPRFDNVRNIVGAQDFHDGKTDKIEGIKVIDDYHIQITFDKARVNNLDNLWTYPMNRTAFKGIAVKDMMGSEQVRTKPVGLGPFKVTKVVPGESVEMERFDDYFGGKPHIEKVVVKVIDPSLSVGELKNGTLDMTSFHPSIIDQVKALDNVNTITYPGVSYYYVGFRLGTWDGEKNVMNEPKYQEKKLREAMYYAINREEWVKAFFFGVGKPVNRPIPTNHWIAADNKDLEQYKYDPKKAKELLDEAGYKDVDGDGFREDPNGKKFVVNFSHYATSNPTFESRAKALTQYWEEVGLKSKLTMTDANLYYDMLEKADKSMEVFFGGWSTGADPDPTPLWGSKSLWNYPRWVNADSDKLLDQALDISVVGTDNEKRKDLYVQWQKLFMKELPILPIAELEETMAVSKRVNGVKFDVSGNNRPNEWWIKQ; encoded by the coding sequence ATGAAGAAGAAAAGTATGCTTATGCTGGCTGCATTAATGCTTGTACTATCAGCATTTTTAGCAGCGTGTAGCAGCGACAAAGCAGGTACAAAGAAAAACGAAAATGAAGGTAAGTCTGGTGAAACAGCGGAAAAACCACAGGATGGCGGTACATTAGTATACGCTCTTGATTCAGCTCCTGAAGGTAAATTTAACTACTCATTTTATGGAACACAAACTGATGCATATGTTATTGATTTCTTTGATGAAAACCTCATTGATTACGATGCACAATTGAAAGCACAGCCACATATTGCTTCTTGGAAAACAGAAGACAATAAAGTATTTGATTTTGAAATCAAAAAAGGTGTTAAATGGCACAATGGTGATGAGTTATCAGTAAAAGACTGGGAATTCTCATTATACACTGTTGCTGACAAAGACTATGAAGGTCCACGTTTTGATAACGTTAGAAATATCGTTGGTGCACAAGATTTCCATGATGGAAAGACAGATAAAATTGAAGGTATTAAAGTAATTGACGATTACCATATCCAAATTACTTTTGATAAAGCACGTGTAAACAACTTGGATAACCTTTGGACATACCCAATGAACCGTACTGCGTTTAAAGGGATAGCAGTTAAAGACATGATGGGATCTGAGCAAGTACGTACAAAGCCAGTGGGCTTAGGACCATTTAAAGTGACTAAAGTTGTTCCAGGTGAATCAGTAGAAATGGAACGCTTTGATGACTATTTCGGTGGTAAACCACATATTGAAAAGGTTGTTGTTAAAGTTATTGACCCATCTCTTTCTGTGGGAGAACTTAAAAACGGTACACTTGATATGACATCATTCCACCCAAGCATTATTGATCAAGTAAAGGCACTTGACAATGTAAATACAATTACTTACCCAGGTGTTAGCTACTATTATGTTGGATTCAGATTAGGTACTTGGGATGGCGAGAAGAACGTCATGAATGAACCAAAATACCAAGAGAAAAAGCTTCGTGAAGCAATGTACTACGCAATTAATCGCGAAGAGTGGGTTAAGGCATTCTTCTTTGGTGTTGGTAAACCAGTTAACCGTCCTATCCCAACAAATCACTGGATTGCTGCAGATAATAAAGATTTAGAACAGTACAAATACGATCCGAAGAAAGCAAAAGAATTGTTAGACGAAGCTGGATACAAAGATGTTGATGGCGATGGCTTCCGTGAAGATCCAAACGGTAAGAAGTTTGTTGTAAACTTCAGTCACTATGCAACTTCAAACCCAACATTTGAATCTCGTGCAAAAGCATTAACTCAGTATTGGGAAGAGGTTGGCTTAAAATCTAAGTTAACAATGACTGATGCAAACCTTTACTATGACATGCTTGAAAAAGCAGATAAATCGATGGAAGTATTCTTCGGAGGATGGTCAACAGGAGCAGATCCAGATCCAACTCCACTTTGGGGATCTAAATCACTTTGGAACTACCCTCGTTGGGTAAATGCTGATAGTGATAAGTTATTAGATCAAGCACTTGATATTAGTGTGGTTGGCACTGACAACGAAAAACGTAAGGACCTTTATGTACAATGGCAAAAGCTATTCATGAAAGAACTTCCTATCTTACCAATTGCTGAGCTTGAAGAAACTATGGCTGTAAGCAAGCGCGTGAACGGTGTGAAGTTCGACGTTTCAGGCAACAACCGTCCAAATGAATGGTGGATTAAACAATAA
- a CDS encoding dipeptide ABC transporter ATP-binding protein, producing MSTRTVHKNQVATQSENLLEIQNLKTYYPVKGGFFKRTVGNVKAVDNISFEIKRGETLGLVGESGCGKSTAGRTILRLLKPTDGKILFDGKNITNISGKSLQDIRKDMQMVFQDPYASLNPMQMVGDIIAEPIYNFSRKSKEELKQEVMDLLTKVGLPQDAYYKYAHEFSGGQRQRIGIARALALRPKLIIADEPVSALDVSVQSQVLNLLKDLQKEFDLTFLFIAHDLSVVKHMSDRIGVMYLGNMVEIADKDSLYAQPLHPYTQALISAIPSPDPRVKKERIILKGDVPSPINPPTGCPFHPRCPMAMEECSKSKPVLKEVKPSHRVACHLY from the coding sequence ATGAGTACTAGAACTGTACATAAGAACCAGGTGGCCACTCAATCAGAGAATCTATTAGAAATTCAGAATCTCAAAACCTATTATCCTGTTAAAGGTGGTTTTTTTAAACGAACCGTTGGAAATGTGAAAGCGGTTGATAATATCTCTTTTGAAATTAAAAGAGGGGAAACACTTGGACTAGTTGGTGAATCAGGCTGTGGTAAGTCTACAGCAGGCCGGACGATTCTACGATTATTAAAACCAACCGATGGAAAAATTCTCTTTGACGGAAAAAATATAACGAATATATCTGGGAAGTCTCTTCAAGACATTCGAAAAGATATGCAGATGGTATTTCAGGACCCTTATGCTTCTTTGAATCCGATGCAAATGGTAGGGGATATCATCGCTGAACCTATTTATAATTTCTCAAGGAAAAGTAAAGAAGAATTAAAACAAGAAGTGATGGATTTATTAACAAAAGTGGGTTTACCACAGGATGCCTATTATAAATATGCTCATGAATTTTCAGGCGGTCAGCGGCAAAGAATTGGTATTGCTCGTGCCCTTGCCCTTAGACCGAAACTAATTATTGCGGATGAACCAGTTTCTGCACTTGATGTATCCGTCCAATCACAAGTATTAAATCTATTAAAAGATTTACAAAAAGAATTCGATTTAACCTTCCTCTTTATTGCGCATGACTTAAGTGTTGTGAAGCACATGAGCGATAGGATTGGTGTGATGTATTTAGGTAATATGGTTGAGATTGCAGATAAGGACAGCCTTTATGCACAACCACTACATCCCTATACACAGGCTTTAATTTCGGCAATACCGTCTCCTGATCCAAGGGTGAAAAAAGAAAGAATTATTTTAAAAGGGGATGTACCAAGTCCAATTAATCCGCCGACAGGCTGTCCATTCCATCCCCGTTGCCCAATGGCAATGGAGGAATGTTCCAAAAGTAAACCAGTATTAAAGGAGGTGAAGCCTTCTCATCGAGTAGCTTGCCACCTTTACTAA
- a CDS encoding DUF2268 domain-containing protein, which yields MGVIRTDSWLLDDFDNAIKICEKLQPYFKGKTAKQIYNQLLNFGMYQPSRSSKDFFHKMNEEKVWDHVERLFSKYKVKWSGPDIPVFLFPLAQSRSLFSRTDRNKGGVSFPDKMFLFLSSHEDAKEVEALFVHEYHHVCRLRKINKNLGDYTLLDSLVIEGLAEYAVLRHCGAEYLADWCRLYSEKEITYFWSKFLKKQLDLKKNERVHDELLFGGGRVPKLLGYAVGYNIIDKYYKNHNYSTKLSFEIPADKFVEDQNS from the coding sequence ATGGGAGTAATCCGAACAGATAGCTGGTTATTGGACGATTTTGACAATGCCATAAAAATATGTGAAAAACTGCAGCCGTATTTCAAGGGGAAAACAGCAAAACAAATTTACAATCAATTATTAAACTTTGGGATGTATCAGCCTTCGAGATCTTCAAAGGATTTCTTTCACAAAATGAATGAAGAGAAAGTATGGGACCATGTGGAACGTCTATTTAGTAAATATAAAGTGAAATGGAGTGGTCCGGACATACCTGTTTTTCTCTTTCCGCTAGCTCAGTCTAGAAGTCTTTTTAGTAGAACAGACAGGAATAAGGGAGGAGTATCTTTTCCTGATAAAATGTTTTTATTTCTTTCCTCCCATGAAGATGCCAAAGAGGTAGAAGCATTGTTTGTCCATGAGTATCATCATGTATGCAGGCTTCGTAAGATAAATAAAAACCTGGGGGATTATACACTTTTAGATTCATTGGTGATTGAAGGTTTAGCTGAATATGCAGTATTAAGGCATTGTGGAGCGGAATATTTAGCAGATTGGTGCCGGTTGTATAGCGAAAAAGAGATAACATATTTCTGGAGTAAATTTCTAAAAAAACAGTTGGATTTAAAAAAGAATGAAAGAGTTCACGACGAACTATTATTTGGAGGTGGAAGAGTCCCTAAATTACTAGGGTATGCTGTGGGATATAACATTATTGATAAATATTACAAAAATCATAATTATTCTACAAAACTATCTTTTGAAATACCAGCTGACAAATTTGTCGAAGACCAAAATAGTTGA
- the fabF gene encoding beta-ketoacyl-ACP synthase II has translation MNKRRVVVTGVGAVTPLGNDVETTWKGIIEGKSGIGPLTRVNADEYPAKVAAELKDFNPEVFMDRKEARKMDRFTQYAVASALMAVKDADLTINEENSERVGVWIGSGIGGMETFEQQYETFQKRGYKRVSPFFVPMLIPDMATGQVSITLGARGFNSCTVTACATGTNSIGDAFKVIQRGDADVMVTGGAEAPITKMSVAGFCANTALSTNPDPQTASRPFDKNRDGFVMGEGAGIIILEELEHALARGAKIYAEIVGYGATGDAYHITAPAPGGEGGARAMKMAINDGGLQPQDIDYINAHGTSTEYNDKFETLAVKEVFGEHAYNLAMSSTKSMTGHLLGAAGGVEAIFTVLAMRDSILPPTINYETPDPECDLDYVVNKARSKEIKAAMSNSLGFGGHNATIVFKKYE, from the coding sequence ATGAACAAGCGTAGAGTTGTAGTAACAGGCGTTGGAGCGGTGACACCGCTTGGTAACGATGTTGAAACAACATGGAAAGGGATTATTGAGGGGAAATCAGGTATTGGTCCACTGACTAGAGTCAATGCAGACGAATACCCAGCTAAAGTGGCTGCTGAGTTAAAAGACTTTAATCCCGAAGTGTTTATGGATAGAAAAGAAGCTCGAAAAATGGACCGTTTTACGCAATATGCCGTAGCGAGTGCTTTAATGGCAGTTAAGGATGCTGATCTAACTATTAATGAAGAGAATTCAGAACGTGTTGGTGTGTGGATTGGATCCGGTATTGGAGGAATGGAAACATTCGAACAACAATATGAAACCTTCCAAAAAAGGGGATACAAGCGGGTTAGTCCATTCTTTGTCCCAATGCTAATTCCAGATATGGCAACTGGTCAGGTGTCAATTACCCTCGGTGCAAGAGGATTTAATTCATGCACAGTTACAGCATGTGCAACTGGAACGAATTCCATTGGAGATGCATTTAAAGTTATTCAGCGCGGTGATGCGGATGTTATGGTAACAGGCGGCGCCGAAGCACCAATTACAAAAATGTCTGTTGCTGGGTTCTGTGCCAATACAGCACTATCAACAAATCCTGATCCTCAAACAGCAAGCAGACCCTTTGATAAAAACCGGGATGGCTTTGTCATGGGCGAAGGGGCAGGAATCATTATTTTGGAAGAGTTAGAGCATGCCCTTGCGCGCGGAGCTAAAATCTATGCCGAAATAGTCGGATACGGAGCGACAGGCGATGCGTATCATATCACGGCACCCGCACCAGGTGGTGAAGGCGGTGCCCGAGCAATGAAGATGGCTATCAATGATGGTGGATTACAACCACAAGATATTGATTATATTAATGCACATGGTACAAGTACCGAATATAATGATAAATTTGAAACACTTGCGGTTAAGGAAGTATTTGGAGAGCATGCTTATAATCTTGCGATGAGTTCAACCAAATCGATGACAGGCCATCTGTTAGGCGCTGCTGGTGGAGTGGAAGCAATCTTTACCGTATTAGCGATGAGAGATAGCATACTCCCGCCAACTATTAATTATGAAACTCCGGATCCAGAATGTGATTTGGACTATGTAGTAAATAAAGCCCGTTCAAAAGAAATCAAGGCAGCTATGAGTAACTCACTTGGCTTCGGTGGACATAACGCAACTATTGTATTTAAAAAATACGAATAA
- a CDS encoding beta-ketoacyl-ACP synthase III, which translates to MRAGIVGIGRYLPEKIVTNQDLEKMMDTSDEWIRTRTGIEERRIATDDVDTSDMALAAAQDAMKHAGITAEEIDLILVATVTPDTPFPSVACRIQEKLGATKAAAMDISAACAGFMYGMVTGKQFIETEVYKYVLVVGVEKLSKITDWNDRNTAVLFGDGAGAAILGPVSENRGILSFELGADGTGAKHLYQDEYIIMNGREVFKFAVRQMGESSLHVLEKAGLTKEDVDFLIPHQANIRIMEASRQRLELPVEKMSKTVHKYGNTSAASIPISIVEELEAGKLKDDDVIVMVGFGGGLTWGAIAIRWGK; encoded by the coding sequence GTGAGAGCTGGTATTGTCGGAATTGGTAGGTATTTACCAGAGAAGATAGTCACTAATCAGGATTTAGAGAAAATGATGGATACCTCTGATGAATGGATTCGTACCAGAACAGGTATTGAAGAACGGAGAATTGCTACGGATGATGTAGATACATCAGATATGGCGTTAGCAGCAGCTCAAGATGCGATGAAACATGCCGGGATTACTGCGGAGGAAATTGATTTAATTTTGGTAGCTACGGTAACACCTGATACACCATTCCCTTCAGTAGCTTGTCGGATTCAAGAGAAACTTGGTGCAACGAAGGCAGCTGCAATGGATATTAGTGCAGCATGTGCCGGTTTTATGTATGGCATGGTTACTGGAAAGCAGTTTATAGAAACTGAAGTATATAAATATGTTCTAGTCGTGGGTGTTGAAAAGCTTTCAAAAATTACAGACTGGAATGATCGAAATACAGCGGTCCTTTTTGGCGATGGTGCTGGTGCTGCCATTTTGGGTCCAGTTTCAGAGAATCGTGGAATTTTGTCCTTTGAGCTGGGGGCGGATGGTACAGGAGCAAAGCATTTATACCAAGACGAATATATCATTATGAATGGAAGAGAAGTATTTAAGTTTGCTGTTAGACAAATGGGAGAAAGCAGTTTACACGTTCTTGAGAAGGCCGGTTTAACAAAAGAGGATGTTGATTTCTTAATACCGCATCAAGCGAATATTCGTATCATGGAAGCATCCAGACAAAGATTAGAACTACCTGTTGAAAAAATGTCCAAAACCGTTCATAAATATGGTAATACATCAGCTGCATCCATTCCTATTTCTATTGTGGAGGAATTGGAGGCAGGAAAACTTAAAGATGATGATGTTATTGTCATGGTAGGCTTTGGTGGTGGCTTGACATGGGGAGCTATTGCTATACGTTGGGGGAAATAA
- a CDS encoding ComZ family protein, giving the protein MNNQDHTLQFMQIAMKYLPEAKEQLDQAGVELSMELIQPFMNLFTKVMEEAYELGRESALSELKQS; this is encoded by the coding sequence ATGAACAATCAAGATCACACATTACAATTTATGCAAATCGCGATGAAGTATTTACCAGAGGCAAAGGAACAATTGGATCAGGCTGGGGTAGAATTATCTATGGAATTAATCCAACCATTTATGAACCTATTTACTAAAGTAATGGAAGAGGCATATGAATTAGGAAGAGAAAGTGCCCTAAGTGAATTGAAGCAATCTTAA
- a CDS encoding BMP family ABC transporter substrate-binding protein, producing MLKRFGVILLCLLLLGACGETKSTGKLQKVGLLVPETVNDQVWGTKGFKGMLKIQSKFNVDVFYKEGMNSEAVVKRAVEEFDQKGVNLIFGHGAEYAEYFNKISKDYPKIHFVSFNGDAKNSNTTSLNFKAHAMGFFGGMVAAHMSKQHKVGVLAAYEWQPEIEGFYQGALAENNQTHVSIEYVGNWDDETKALQLVDRMLENGVDVVYPAGDGYNVPVIERVKEQGLFVIGYVSDQSDLGESTVLTSTIQQVDKLYEKVADQYNKGELKSGNLSFDFQDNVISLGKYSPLVKKEFIQKMNKHIEDYKETGKLPK from the coding sequence ATGCTAAAGCGTTTCGGAGTCATTCTTTTATGTCTTCTTTTACTTGGAGCTTGTGGGGAAACAAAGTCTACAGGGAAATTGCAAAAGGTAGGCTTGCTTGTTCCTGAGACGGTAAATGATCAAGTATGGGGAACAAAAGGATTTAAAGGAATGTTAAAAATACAATCAAAATTTAATGTTGATGTATTTTATAAAGAAGGAATGAATTCGGAGGCCGTGGTTAAACGTGCGGTTGAAGAATTTGACCAAAAAGGTGTTAACCTGATCTTTGGTCATGGAGCAGAATATGCCGAGTACTTTAATAAAATCTCTAAAGACTATCCGAAAATTCACTTTGTCAGCTTTAATGGAGATGCAAAAAATTCAAATACAACGAGTCTTAACTTTAAAGCGCATGCAATGGGCTTTTTTGGAGGGATGGTTGCTGCTCATATGTCAAAACAACATAAAGTGGGAGTGTTGGCTGCTTATGAGTGGCAACCAGAAATTGAAGGGTTTTACCAAGGAGCTCTAGCTGAAAATAATCAAACCCATGTGAGCATAGAATATGTCGGAAATTGGGATGATGAAACTAAGGCACTCCAATTAGTTGATCGTATGTTAGAAAATGGTGTTGATGTGGTGTATCCTGCAGGGGATGGTTATAACGTTCCGGTAATTGAACGAGTGAAGGAACAAGGCCTTTTTGTTATCGGCTACGTTTCAGACCAGTCTGATTTAGGAGAATCTACCGTTTTAACAAGTACGATTCAACAGGTTGATAAATTATATGAAAAAGTGGCAGATCAATACAATAAAGGCGAACTAAAATCAGGTAATCTTTCCTTTGACTTTCAAGATAACGTCATCTCACTTGGAAAGTACAGCCCTTTAGTTAAGAAAGAGTTCATTCAGAAAATGAACAAGCATATAGAGGATTACAAGGAAACAGGCAAATTGCCTAAATAA
- a CDS encoding hydrolase has product MENRNFLMDTQWNIIHYPEKPTGFGILIIGDERHFVDENKCFWTQNEGKLAMINELKEKGYTIFSSNLYGRNWGSESAVELAQRLYHHVIRNEIINNKIHILAEGMGALVALRLMEKMKESIRSIILLNPILSLKHHLELEKEHKFFYKKLMRELAAAYHVDQKEVESKINNLEGPIHLEANCPIKIIQVLSGGKSYSQSKLYQQIISTSEINPTFILPEKKPQLGKIVIKFFNSHENVL; this is encoded by the coding sequence ATGGAAAATCGAAATTTTCTAATGGATACCCAATGGAATATCATTCATTACCCTGAAAAGCCTACAGGATTCGGTATCTTAATCATTGGAGATGAAAGGCATTTTGTGGATGAAAATAAATGCTTTTGGACACAAAATGAAGGAAAGCTAGCAATGATCAATGAGCTAAAAGAAAAAGGGTACACCATTTTTTCCTCAAATCTTTATGGACGAAACTGGGGGAGCGAAAGTGCTGTCGAGCTTGCTCAAAGGTTATATCACCATGTCATTCGTAACGAGATTATTAACAATAAAATTCATATCTTGGCAGAAGGAATGGGCGCACTTGTGGCTCTTCGATTAATGGAAAAAATGAAGGAAAGTATTCGATCAATTATCCTGCTTAATCCAATCCTGTCCTTAAAACATCATCTTGAACTTGAAAAAGAGCATAAGTTCTTTTATAAAAAATTGATGAGAGAATTAGCTGCTGCCTATCATGTGGATCAAAAAGAAGTGGAAAGTAAGATTAACAATCTGGAAGGTCCTATTCATCTTGAAGCGAACTGTCCAATAAAAATCATTCAAGTCCTATCAGGTGGGAAATCCTATTCCCAGTCAAAATTGTATCAGCAGATAATCAGCACTTCTGAAATTAACCCTACTTTTATTCTTCCTGAAAAAAAACCGCAGCTAGGAAAAATAGTCATCAAGTTTTTTAACAGTCATGAAAATGTACTTTAA